The proteins below come from a single Panicum hallii strain FIL2 chromosome 7, PHallii_v3.1, whole genome shotgun sequence genomic window:
- the LOC112899836 gene encoding uncharacterized protein LOC112899836 isoform X1, whose translation MASTSAPASACRVTPARSTASFLPARSLAGCRAVVWRCWCTRRGRRRGWAGLRARCVGGQSSAVQPDSENAGEGLMEEEDGPRRPPFDLNLAVVLAGFAFEAYTSPPMWAGARPMRRNVRQCSYPSEFVFLREVYDGQLVVKLKRGINLPAMDPWGTSDPYVILQLNGQIAKSNIKWATKEPTWNENFTFNIRKSRENLLQVAAWDANLVTPHKRMGNAGLYLESLCDGNSHDVTVELEGLGGGGTIEIEVKYKSYDDIERDKQWWRIPFVSDFFVKSSLGSALRTVLGSESINASQFVQSAFGQLSSFTYTYLPKPPSLESGDEISESVEESRDNPVESNELQQQNIDSGDSSYSHSEGQSPAAAVNSAGNASSDMKESDEYFWRALNNVLNQNVLQNFGFSLPEVKKLDGFDLLSSLGLKSREIAEQKYLESGLATADTSTSDGSETAPEDAVGAVNENGALTAKEEKEQSSFLDINKVSRDVLSQTENILGALMILSKNLSSYDNNSVTTNETTWKDDMIIEQEVGAAEDSIDKDNAVTSTKQSVDAQKAEDMRRLFASAETAMEAWAMLATSLGRNSFIKSDFEKICFLDNISTDTQVAIWRDSSRRRLVVAFRGTEQSRWKDLRTDLMLVPAGLNPERLGGDFKQEVQVHSGFLGAYDSVRNRIMALIKYAVGYQDEEDAENIPRWHVYITGHSLGGALATLLALELSSSQMAKNGVIFVTMYNFGSPRVGNRRFAEVYNAKVKDSWRIVNHRDIIPTVPRLMGYCHVEAPVYLKFGDSKDALVSNGILDDEDQGDVIGEYTPDVIVTEFMKGEKQLVEKLLQTEINLLRSIRDGSALMQHMEDFYYVTLLENVRSRYQVADSANDESRQLTA comes from the exons ATGGCCTCAACCAGTGCTCCCGCAAGTGCGTGCCGCGTCACGCCAGCGCGCTCAACGGCCTCCTTCCTCCCCGCGCGCTCGCTGGCCGGCTGCAGGGCGGTGGTGTGGCGGTGCTGGTGCACAAGGAGGGGAAGGCGACGGGGATGGGCGGGGCTGAGGGCCAGGTGCGTCGGAGGCCAGTCGTCCGCCGTGCAGCCCGATTCCGAGAACGCTGGGGAGGGATTgatggaggaggaggacgggccgcggcggccgccgttcGACCTCAACCTCGCCGTCGTGCTCGCCGGGTTCGCGTTCGAAGCCTACACCAGTCCACCG ATGTGGGCTGGCgcgagaccgatgcggcggaaTGTCAGACAGTGTTCCTATCCGAGTGAGTT CGTGTTTCTCCGTGAAGTATATGATGGACAATTAGTCGTGAAGCTGAAGAGAGGCATAAATCTTCCTGCAATGGATCCATGG GGTACAAGTGATCCTTATGTAATTCTACAACTGAATGGCCAAATTGCAAAAAGCAACATTAAATGGGC GACAAAGGAGCCAACATGGAATGAAAACTTCACATTTAACATTAGGAAATCTCGAGAAAATCTGCTTCAG GTTGCAGCTTGGGATGCAAACCTTGTTACCCCACACAAACGCATGGGAAATGCTGGATTGTACCTTGAATCACTTTGTGATG GAAATAGTCATGATGTTACTGTTGAATTAGAAGGCCTTGGTGGTGGTGGAACTATTGAGATAGAG GTCAAATACAAGAGTTATGATGATATTGAGCGCGATAAACAATGGTGGAGAATACCCTTTGTATCTGACTTTTTTGTGAAGAGCAGCCTGGGATCTGCTCTTAGGACAGTCCTTGGATCTGAAAGTATAAATGCAAGTCAGTTTGTGCAGTCTGCATTTGGGCAACTCAGTTCTTTCACGTACACCtaccttccaaaaccaccatCTTTGGAAAGTGGAGATGAGATCTCTGAAAGTGTTGAAGAATCCCGGGATAATCCAGTTGAATCAAATGAGCTTCAACAGCAGAATATTGATTCTGGAGATAGTTCATATTCTCACAGTGAGGGTCAATCTCCTGCTGCAGCTGTTAACAGTGCAGGAAATGCGTCGTCAGATATGAAGGAATCAGACGAATACTTCTGGAGAGCTTTGAATAATGTGCTCAATCAAAACGTTCTACAAAACTTTGGGTTTTCTCTTCCTGAGGTCAAGAAATTGGATGGATTTGACCTATTAAGTTCACTTGGTCTGAAATCACGCGAAATTGCCGAGCAGAAATATTTAGAGTCTGGATTGGCAACTGCAGATACTTCAACAAGTGATGGCAGTGAAACAGCTCCTGAAGATGCAGTTGGTGCTGTCAATGAAAATGGAGCATTGACAGCcaaagaggagaaggagcaaTCTTCCTTTCTGGACATCAATAAAGTATCTCGTGATGTATTGTCTCAAACAGAGAATATACTAGGTGCTCTAATGATACTTTCAAAAAACCTCTCATCATATGACAACAATTCAGTAACAACAAATGAGACAACCTGGAAAGATGATATGATCATAGAACAAGAAGTTGGTGCAGCTGAAGACTCTATTGATAAGGATAATGCTGTTACATCTACCAAACAATCCGTTGATGCACAGAAAGCAGAGGATATGCGGCGTCTGTTTGCTAGTGCAGAGACTGCCATGGAGGCATGGGCTATGCTTGCCACCTCACTGGGACGTAATAGTTTCATCAAATCAGATTTTGAAAAGATATGTTTTCTTGACAACATTTCGACAGATACACAA GTTGCCATTTGGCGTGATTCTTCGCGAAGAAGGCTAGTTGTTGCCTTCCGAGGAACTGAACAA TCAAGGTGGAAGGATTTGAGAACTGACTTAATGCTGGTACCTGCTGG ACTAAACCCTGAGAGGCTTGGTGGTGACTTTAAACAAGAAGTTCAA GTTCACAGTGGATTCTTAGGTGCTTATGACTCTGTTAGGAATAGGATCATGGCTCTTATCAAATATGCAGTAGGATACCA GGATGAAGAAGATGCAGAAAATATACCTAGGTGGCATGTATATATAACTGGACACAGTTTAGGTGGAGCACTAGCAACCCTTCTTGCTCTTGAACTTTCATCAAGTCAAATGGCCAA GAATGGTGTCATATTTGTGACAATGTACAACTTTGGCTCCCCTAGAGTTGGAAATAGAAGATTTGCAGAAGTCTACAATGCG AAAGTAAAGGACAGCTGGAGAATTGTCAATCACCGAGATATCATTCCAACAGTACCACGTCTTATGGGCTATTGCCATGTGGAAGCACCAGTTTATCTCAAATTTGGAGATTCGAAAGATGCACTG GTAAGCAATGGAATATTAGATGATGAAGACCAAGGTGATGTGATAGGGGAGTACACACCAGATGTTATTGTCACTGAATTT ATGAAAGGAGAGAAGCAACTTGTGGAGAAACTACTGCAAACAGAAATAAATCTGCTCCGCTCAATCAGGGATGGTTCGGCCCTTATGCAGCACATGGAAGACTTTTACTACGTCACACTTCTCGAG AATGTGAGATCAAGGTATCAAGTGGCTGACAGTGCAAATGATGAATCCCGCCAATTGACAGCATGA
- the LOC112899840 gene encoding coiled-coil domain-containing protein 115 isoform X1, whose protein sequence is MAAATEDPRLLGSAAGVEGAGKIDDAVGEQGRPRGDNDEEILRFMDSVDGYLVLMDSLSAALRQGWLDMASARHSMGPSRVSSTLFDHKEQSAATKLQVADHAGLKPSESKPHFALSKWSLQEECNSTYDVSEQASTEPKLRHRGSATTPEDGNHERDATTADSSAGADTSSHVNVQRARSKALSVFGALVSPKLRTAQISFETALELIVELANSRSNMLASFSQLKE, encoded by the exons atggcggcggcgacggaggaTCCGCGGCTCCTGGGATCCGCCGCTGGGGTGGAAGGCGCGGGAAAGATCGACGACGCGGTGGGGGAGCAAGGGCGGCCGCGAGGCGACAACGACGAGGAGATCCTGCGATTCATGGACTCGGTGGACGGCTACCTCGTCCTCATGGACTCCCTCTCCGCCGCTCTTCGTCAG GGGTGGCTCGATATGGCAAGTGCTCGCCATTCTATGGGCCCATCACGTGTTTCAAGTACACTGTTTGATCATAAAGAACAGTCTGCTGCCACTAAGCTGCAAGTTGCTGATCATGCTGGCCTGAAACCATCAG AGTCGAAACCACACTTTGCCCTATCAAAGTGGTCTTTGCAAGAAGAATGTAACTCCACCTACGATGTCAGTGAGCAAGCTAGTACTGAACCAAAGTTGAGGCATCGTGGATCAGCTACTACCCCAG AAGATGGAAACCATGAAAGGGATGCAACCACAGCAGATTCATCTGCTGGTGCTGACACTAGCAGTCATGTAAAT GTTCAAAGAGCGAGATCAAAAGCATTATCAGTCTTTGGAGCATTGGTGTCTCCAAAACTACGAACAGCCCAAATTTCATTTGAAACAG CGCTTGAATTGATTGTAGAGTTGGCAAATTCAAGGTCGAATATGCTAGCAAGTTTCTCCCAGTTAAAAGAGTAA
- the LOC112899836 gene encoding uncharacterized protein LOC112899836 isoform X2: protein MASTSAPASACRVTPARSTASFLPARSLAGCRAVVWRCWCTRRGRRRGWAGLRARCVGGQSSAVQPDSENAGEGLMEEEDGPRRPPFDLNLAVVLAGFAFEAYTSPPADVGWRETDAAECQTVFLSDVFLREVYDGQLVVKLKRGINLPAMDPWGTSDPYVILQLNGQIAKSNIKWATKEPTWNENFTFNIRKSRENLLQVAAWDANLVTPHKRMGNAGLYLESLCDGNSHDVTVELEGLGGGGTIEIEVKYKSYDDIERDKQWWRIPFVSDFFVKSSLGSALRTVLGSESINASQFVQSAFGQLSSFTYTYLPKPPSLESGDEISESVEESRDNPVESNELQQQNIDSGDSSYSHSEGQSPAAAVNSAGNASSDMKESDEYFWRALNNVLNQNVLQNFGFSLPEVKKLDGFDLLSSLGLKSREIAEQKYLESGLATADTSTSDGSETAPEDAVGAVNENGALTAKEEKEQSSFLDINKVSRDVLSQTENILGALMILSKNLSSYDNNSVTTNETTWKDDMIIEQEVGAAEDSIDKDNAVTSTKQSVDAQKAEDMRRLFASAETAMEAWAMLATSLGRNSFIKSDFEKICFLDNISTDTQVAIWRDSSRRRLVVAFRGTEQSRWKDLRTDLMLVPAGLNPERLGGDFKQEVQVHSGFLGAYDSVRNRIMALIKYAVGYQDEEDAENIPRWHVYITGHSLGGALATLLALELSSSQMAKNGVIFVTMYNFGSPRVGNRRFAEVYNAKVKDSWRIVNHRDIIPTVPRLMGYCHVEAPVYLKFGDSKDALVSNGILDDEDQGDVIGEYTPDVIVTEFMKGEKQLVEKLLQTEINLLRSIRDGSALMQHMEDFYYVTLLENVRSRYQVADSANDESRQLTA from the exons ATGGCCTCAACCAGTGCTCCCGCAAGTGCGTGCCGCGTCACGCCAGCGCGCTCAACGGCCTCCTTCCTCCCCGCGCGCTCGCTGGCCGGCTGCAGGGCGGTGGTGTGGCGGTGCTGGTGCACAAGGAGGGGAAGGCGACGGGGATGGGCGGGGCTGAGGGCCAGGTGCGTCGGAGGCCAGTCGTCCGCCGTGCAGCCCGATTCCGAGAACGCTGGGGAGGGATTgatggaggaggaggacgggccgcggcggccgccgttcGACCTCAACCTCGCCGTCGTGCTCGCCGGGTTCGCGTTCGAAGCCTACACCAGTCCACCG GCAGATGTGGGCTGGCgcgagaccgatgcggcggaaTGTCAGACAGTGTTCCTATCCGA CGTGTTTCTCCGTGAAGTATATGATGGACAATTAGTCGTGAAGCTGAAGAGAGGCATAAATCTTCCTGCAATGGATCCATGG GGTACAAGTGATCCTTATGTAATTCTACAACTGAATGGCCAAATTGCAAAAAGCAACATTAAATGGGC GACAAAGGAGCCAACATGGAATGAAAACTTCACATTTAACATTAGGAAATCTCGAGAAAATCTGCTTCAG GTTGCAGCTTGGGATGCAAACCTTGTTACCCCACACAAACGCATGGGAAATGCTGGATTGTACCTTGAATCACTTTGTGATG GAAATAGTCATGATGTTACTGTTGAATTAGAAGGCCTTGGTGGTGGTGGAACTATTGAGATAGAG GTCAAATACAAGAGTTATGATGATATTGAGCGCGATAAACAATGGTGGAGAATACCCTTTGTATCTGACTTTTTTGTGAAGAGCAGCCTGGGATCTGCTCTTAGGACAGTCCTTGGATCTGAAAGTATAAATGCAAGTCAGTTTGTGCAGTCTGCATTTGGGCAACTCAGTTCTTTCACGTACACCtaccttccaaaaccaccatCTTTGGAAAGTGGAGATGAGATCTCTGAAAGTGTTGAAGAATCCCGGGATAATCCAGTTGAATCAAATGAGCTTCAACAGCAGAATATTGATTCTGGAGATAGTTCATATTCTCACAGTGAGGGTCAATCTCCTGCTGCAGCTGTTAACAGTGCAGGAAATGCGTCGTCAGATATGAAGGAATCAGACGAATACTTCTGGAGAGCTTTGAATAATGTGCTCAATCAAAACGTTCTACAAAACTTTGGGTTTTCTCTTCCTGAGGTCAAGAAATTGGATGGATTTGACCTATTAAGTTCACTTGGTCTGAAATCACGCGAAATTGCCGAGCAGAAATATTTAGAGTCTGGATTGGCAACTGCAGATACTTCAACAAGTGATGGCAGTGAAACAGCTCCTGAAGATGCAGTTGGTGCTGTCAATGAAAATGGAGCATTGACAGCcaaagaggagaaggagcaaTCTTCCTTTCTGGACATCAATAAAGTATCTCGTGATGTATTGTCTCAAACAGAGAATATACTAGGTGCTCTAATGATACTTTCAAAAAACCTCTCATCATATGACAACAATTCAGTAACAACAAATGAGACAACCTGGAAAGATGATATGATCATAGAACAAGAAGTTGGTGCAGCTGAAGACTCTATTGATAAGGATAATGCTGTTACATCTACCAAACAATCCGTTGATGCACAGAAAGCAGAGGATATGCGGCGTCTGTTTGCTAGTGCAGAGACTGCCATGGAGGCATGGGCTATGCTTGCCACCTCACTGGGACGTAATAGTTTCATCAAATCAGATTTTGAAAAGATATGTTTTCTTGACAACATTTCGACAGATACACAA GTTGCCATTTGGCGTGATTCTTCGCGAAGAAGGCTAGTTGTTGCCTTCCGAGGAACTGAACAA TCAAGGTGGAAGGATTTGAGAACTGACTTAATGCTGGTACCTGCTGG ACTAAACCCTGAGAGGCTTGGTGGTGACTTTAAACAAGAAGTTCAA GTTCACAGTGGATTCTTAGGTGCTTATGACTCTGTTAGGAATAGGATCATGGCTCTTATCAAATATGCAGTAGGATACCA GGATGAAGAAGATGCAGAAAATATACCTAGGTGGCATGTATATATAACTGGACACAGTTTAGGTGGAGCACTAGCAACCCTTCTTGCTCTTGAACTTTCATCAAGTCAAATGGCCAA GAATGGTGTCATATTTGTGACAATGTACAACTTTGGCTCCCCTAGAGTTGGAAATAGAAGATTTGCAGAAGTCTACAATGCG AAAGTAAAGGACAGCTGGAGAATTGTCAATCACCGAGATATCATTCCAACAGTACCACGTCTTATGGGCTATTGCCATGTGGAAGCACCAGTTTATCTCAAATTTGGAGATTCGAAAGATGCACTG GTAAGCAATGGAATATTAGATGATGAAGACCAAGGTGATGTGATAGGGGAGTACACACCAGATGTTATTGTCACTGAATTT ATGAAAGGAGAGAAGCAACTTGTGGAGAAACTACTGCAAACAGAAATAAATCTGCTCCGCTCAATCAGGGATGGTTCGGCCCTTATGCAGCACATGGAAGACTTTTACTACGTCACACTTCTCGAG AATGTGAGATCAAGGTATCAAGTGGCTGACAGTGCAAATGATGAATCCCGCCAATTGACAGCATGA
- the LOC112899836 gene encoding uncharacterized protein LOC112899836 isoform X3 has product MGGAEGQVRRRPVVRRAARFRERWGGIDGGGGRAAAAAVRPQPRRRARRVRVRSLHQSTDVGWRETDAAECQTVFLSDVFLREVYDGQLVVKLKRGINLPAMDPWGTSDPYVILQLNGQIAKSNIKWATKEPTWNENFTFNIRKSRENLLQVAAWDANLVTPHKRMGNAGLYLESLCDGNSHDVTVELEGLGGGGTIEIEVKYKSYDDIERDKQWWRIPFVSDFFVKSSLGSALRTVLGSESINASQFVQSAFGQLSSFTYTYLPKPPSLESGDEISESVEESRDNPVESNELQQQNIDSGDSSYSHSEGQSPAAAVNSAGNASSDMKESDEYFWRALNNVLNQNVLQNFGFSLPEVKKLDGFDLLSSLGLKSREIAEQKYLESGLATADTSTSDGSETAPEDAVGAVNENGALTAKEEKEQSSFLDINKVSRDVLSQTENILGALMILSKNLSSYDNNSVTTNETTWKDDMIIEQEVGAAEDSIDKDNAVTSTKQSVDAQKAEDMRRLFASAETAMEAWAMLATSLGRNSFIKSDFEKICFLDNISTDTQVAIWRDSSRRRLVVAFRGTEQSRWKDLRTDLMLVPAGLNPERLGGDFKQEVQVHSGFLGAYDSVRNRIMALIKYAVGYQDEEDAENIPRWHVYITGHSLGGALATLLALELSSSQMAKNGVIFVTMYNFGSPRVGNRRFAEVYNAKVKDSWRIVNHRDIIPTVPRLMGYCHVEAPVYLKFGDSKDALVSNGILDDEDQGDVIGEYTPDVIVTEFMKGEKQLVEKLLQTEINLLRSIRDGSALMQHMEDFYYVTLLENVRSRYQVADSANDESRQLTA; this is encoded by the exons ATGGGCGGGGCTGAGGGCCAGGTGCGTCGGAGGCCAGTCGTCCGCCGTGCAGCCCGATTCCGAGAACGCTGGGGAGGGATTgatggaggaggaggacgggccgcggcggccgccgttcGACCTCAACCTCGCCGTCGTGCTCGCCGGGTTCGCGTTCGAAGCCTACACCAGTCCACCG ATGTGGGCTGGCgcgagaccgatgcggcggaaTGTCAGACAGTGTTCCTATCCGA CGTGTTTCTCCGTGAAGTATATGATGGACAATTAGTCGTGAAGCTGAAGAGAGGCATAAATCTTCCTGCAATGGATCCATGG GGTACAAGTGATCCTTATGTAATTCTACAACTGAATGGCCAAATTGCAAAAAGCAACATTAAATGGGC GACAAAGGAGCCAACATGGAATGAAAACTTCACATTTAACATTAGGAAATCTCGAGAAAATCTGCTTCAG GTTGCAGCTTGGGATGCAAACCTTGTTACCCCACACAAACGCATGGGAAATGCTGGATTGTACCTTGAATCACTTTGTGATG GAAATAGTCATGATGTTACTGTTGAATTAGAAGGCCTTGGTGGTGGTGGAACTATTGAGATAGAG GTCAAATACAAGAGTTATGATGATATTGAGCGCGATAAACAATGGTGGAGAATACCCTTTGTATCTGACTTTTTTGTGAAGAGCAGCCTGGGATCTGCTCTTAGGACAGTCCTTGGATCTGAAAGTATAAATGCAAGTCAGTTTGTGCAGTCTGCATTTGGGCAACTCAGTTCTTTCACGTACACCtaccttccaaaaccaccatCTTTGGAAAGTGGAGATGAGATCTCTGAAAGTGTTGAAGAATCCCGGGATAATCCAGTTGAATCAAATGAGCTTCAACAGCAGAATATTGATTCTGGAGATAGTTCATATTCTCACAGTGAGGGTCAATCTCCTGCTGCAGCTGTTAACAGTGCAGGAAATGCGTCGTCAGATATGAAGGAATCAGACGAATACTTCTGGAGAGCTTTGAATAATGTGCTCAATCAAAACGTTCTACAAAACTTTGGGTTTTCTCTTCCTGAGGTCAAGAAATTGGATGGATTTGACCTATTAAGTTCACTTGGTCTGAAATCACGCGAAATTGCCGAGCAGAAATATTTAGAGTCTGGATTGGCAACTGCAGATACTTCAACAAGTGATGGCAGTGAAACAGCTCCTGAAGATGCAGTTGGTGCTGTCAATGAAAATGGAGCATTGACAGCcaaagaggagaaggagcaaTCTTCCTTTCTGGACATCAATAAAGTATCTCGTGATGTATTGTCTCAAACAGAGAATATACTAGGTGCTCTAATGATACTTTCAAAAAACCTCTCATCATATGACAACAATTCAGTAACAACAAATGAGACAACCTGGAAAGATGATATGATCATAGAACAAGAAGTTGGTGCAGCTGAAGACTCTATTGATAAGGATAATGCTGTTACATCTACCAAACAATCCGTTGATGCACAGAAAGCAGAGGATATGCGGCGTCTGTTTGCTAGTGCAGAGACTGCCATGGAGGCATGGGCTATGCTTGCCACCTCACTGGGACGTAATAGTTTCATCAAATCAGATTTTGAAAAGATATGTTTTCTTGACAACATTTCGACAGATACACAA GTTGCCATTTGGCGTGATTCTTCGCGAAGAAGGCTAGTTGTTGCCTTCCGAGGAACTGAACAA TCAAGGTGGAAGGATTTGAGAACTGACTTAATGCTGGTACCTGCTGG ACTAAACCCTGAGAGGCTTGGTGGTGACTTTAAACAAGAAGTTCAA GTTCACAGTGGATTCTTAGGTGCTTATGACTCTGTTAGGAATAGGATCATGGCTCTTATCAAATATGCAGTAGGATACCA GGATGAAGAAGATGCAGAAAATATACCTAGGTGGCATGTATATATAACTGGACACAGTTTAGGTGGAGCACTAGCAACCCTTCTTGCTCTTGAACTTTCATCAAGTCAAATGGCCAA GAATGGTGTCATATTTGTGACAATGTACAACTTTGGCTCCCCTAGAGTTGGAAATAGAAGATTTGCAGAAGTCTACAATGCG AAAGTAAAGGACAGCTGGAGAATTGTCAATCACCGAGATATCATTCCAACAGTACCACGTCTTATGGGCTATTGCCATGTGGAAGCACCAGTTTATCTCAAATTTGGAGATTCGAAAGATGCACTG GTAAGCAATGGAATATTAGATGATGAAGACCAAGGTGATGTGATAGGGGAGTACACACCAGATGTTATTGTCACTGAATTT ATGAAAGGAGAGAAGCAACTTGTGGAGAAACTACTGCAAACAGAAATAAATCTGCTCCGCTCAATCAGGGATGGTTCGGCCCTTATGCAGCACATGGAAGACTTTTACTACGTCACACTTCTCGAG AATGTGAGATCAAGGTATCAAGTGGCTGACAGTGCAAATGATGAATCCCGCCAATTGACAGCATGA
- the LOC112899840 gene encoding coiled-coil domain-containing protein 115 isoform X2 — MAAATEDPRLLGSAAGVEGAGKIDDAVGEQGRPRGDNDEEILRFMDSVDGYLVLMDSLSAALRQGWLDMASARHSMGPSRVSSTLFDHKEQSAATKLQVADHAGLKPSESKPHFALSKWSLQEECNSTYDVSEQASTEPKLRHRGSATTPDGNHERDATTADSSAGADTSSHVNVQRARSKALSVFGALVSPKLRTAQISFETALELIVELANSRSNMLASFSQLKE; from the exons atggcggcggcgacggaggaTCCGCGGCTCCTGGGATCCGCCGCTGGGGTGGAAGGCGCGGGAAAGATCGACGACGCGGTGGGGGAGCAAGGGCGGCCGCGAGGCGACAACGACGAGGAGATCCTGCGATTCATGGACTCGGTGGACGGCTACCTCGTCCTCATGGACTCCCTCTCCGCCGCTCTTCGTCAG GGGTGGCTCGATATGGCAAGTGCTCGCCATTCTATGGGCCCATCACGTGTTTCAAGTACACTGTTTGATCATAAAGAACAGTCTGCTGCCACTAAGCTGCAAGTTGCTGATCATGCTGGCCTGAAACCATCAG AGTCGAAACCACACTTTGCCCTATCAAAGTGGTCTTTGCAAGAAGAATGTAACTCCACCTACGATGTCAGTGAGCAAGCTAGTACTGAACCAAAGTTGAGGCATCGTGGATCAGCTACTACCCCAG ATGGAAACCATGAAAGGGATGCAACCACAGCAGATTCATCTGCTGGTGCTGACACTAGCAGTCATGTAAAT GTTCAAAGAGCGAGATCAAAAGCATTATCAGTCTTTGGAGCATTGGTGTCTCCAAAACTACGAACAGCCCAAATTTCATTTGAAACAG CGCTTGAATTGATTGTAGAGTTGGCAAATTCAAGGTCGAATATGCTAGCAAGTTTCTCCCAGTTAAAAGAGTAA